In a genomic window of Onychostoma macrolepis isolate SWU-2019 chromosome 08, ASM1243209v1, whole genome shotgun sequence:
- the slc5a9 gene encoding sodium/glucose cotransporter 4, with translation MSASPELVTGTPEPEVPRKFTLEAADIAVVVVYFVFVLAVGIWSSVRANRGTVGGYFLAGRSMTWWPIGASLMSSNVGSGLFIGLAGTGAAGGLAVGGFEWNAAWVLIALGWIFVPVYISAGVVTMPEYLRKRFGGQRIRIYMSVLSLILYIFTKISTDIFSGALFIQVSLGWDLYVSTVVLLAVTALYTIAGGLTAVIYTDALQTVIMVIGAFVLMFIAFDKVGWYEGLLVQYERAVPAITVPNTTCHLPRSDAFHIFRDPVTGDLPWPGLIFGLTVLATWVWCTDQVIVQRSLSAKNLSHAKGGSVLGGYLKVFPMFFVVMPGMISRALYPNEVGCVDPDECVKICGASVGCSNIAYPKLVVELMPVGLRGLMIAVMMAALMSSLTSIFNSSSTLFTMDIWQRIRPRASERELMVVGRVFILLLVALSIVWIPIIQTANSGQLFDYIQAITSYLAPPITTVFIMAIFWERVNEQGAFWGLMVGLVVGTVRMVMEFVYGTPSCGEEDLRPALMKDVHYLYFALILLALTALIITSVSLCTTPIPEQHLVRLTWWTRHSKEERVELENPWARGSKPARSDPSTTESEGSDEDMPAWWKRAGMWLCGLSHAAKQEMSEDERQALERKLTNIEEDHTWKTVCNVNALILLTVNVFLWGYFA, from the exons ATGTCAGCTTCACCTGAACTTGTAACGGGCACCCCAGAGCCCGAGGTGCCCAGGAAGTTTACTTTGGAAGCTGCTGATATTGCTGTGGTTGTGGTCtactttgtgtttgtgttggcaGTTGGAATATGG TCTTCAGTCAGAGCCAACCGGGGAACAGTGGGTGGATACTTCTTGGCCGGACGATCCATGACATGGTGGCCA ATTGGAGCCTCTTTGATGTCGAGTAACGTAGGCAGCGGCCTGTTCATTGGATTGGCAGGAACAGGAGCTGCAGGGGGACTCGCAGTCGGGGGATTTGAGTGGAAT GCAGCATGGGTCCTCATTGCCTTGGGCTGGATCTTTGTGCctgtgtatatttctgctggagtaGTCACAATGCCAGAGTATCTGAGGAAGAGGTTCGGGGGTCAGCGCATCCGCATCTACATGAGTGTGCTCTCTCTCATCCTCTACATTTTCACCAAAATATCA ACAGATATTTTTTCAGGGGCTTTATTCATCCAGGTGTCTCTGGGTTGGGACCTGTATGTCTCCACCGTTGTGCTACTAGCCGTCACTGCACTCTATACTATAGCTG GTGGGCTGACAGCAGTAATCTACACTGATGCCTTACAGACTGTCATCATGGTAATAGGAGCATTTGTCCTCATGTTCATAG CATTTGACAAAGTTGGCTGGTATGAGGGTTTGCTGGTTCAGTACGAGAGAGCTGTACCTGCTATCACGGTTCCCAACACCACTTGTCATCTTCCTCGGTCCGATGCCTTTCATATCTTCAGAGATCCAGTGACAGGAGACCTTCCTTGGCCAGGCCTGATTTTTGGACTCACTGTTCTGGCCACATGGGTGTGGTGCACAGACCAG GTGATAGTGCAAAGGTCTCTCTCTGCCAAAAACCTGTCTCATGCCAAAGGTGGTTCAGTACTCGGTGGCTACCTCAAGGTCTTCCCTATGTTCTTCGTCGTTATGCCAGGAATGATCAGCAGAGCTCTCTACCCAA ATGAAGTTGGATGTGTGGATCCTGATGAGTGTGTGAAGATCTGTGGGGCCAGTGTGGGCTGCTCTAACATTGCCTACCCAAAGTTAGTTGTGGAGCTAATGCCAGTGG GTTTGAGAGGTCTGATGATCGCTGTAATGATGGCAGCACTTATGTCCTCTCTCACCTCTATATTCAACAGTAGCAGCACTCTATTCACCATGGACATATGGCAACGGATCCGACCCCGGGCCTCTGAGAGAGAGCTCATGGTAGTGGGCAG GGTGTTCATTTTATTGCTAGTGGCCCTGAGCATTGTGTGGATTCCAATCATTCAAACAGCCAATAGTGGACAACTGTTTGACTACATTCAGGCCATTACTAGCTACCTGGCACCTCCCATCACCACAGTGTTCATTATGGCCATCTTCTGGGAGCGAGTAAATGAACAG GGTGCTTTTTGGGGTCTGATGGTGGGACTAGTGGTGGGCACCGTGAGGATGGTAATGGAATTTGTGTACGGCACCCCATCATGCGGAGAAGAAGACCTGCGTCCTGCCCTGATGAAAGATGTGCACTACCTGTATTTTGCTCTCATCCTGCTTGCACTGACAGCCCTGATCATCACATCTGTCAGCCTCTGCACTACCCCTATTCCAGAGCAACAT ctTGTTCGTTTGACCTGGTGGACAAGACACAGTAAGGAAGAGCGTGTAGAGCTGGAAAACCCCTGGGCTAGAGGGTCCAAACCAGCCAGATCTGATCCCAGCACTACAGAGTCAGAGGGGTCAGATGAGGATATGCCTGCATGGTGGAAGCGTGCTGGAATGTGGCTGTGTGGTCTGTCCCATGCGGCTAAACAAGAGATGAGTGAGGACGAAAGGCAGGCTCTGGAAAGGAAACTCACCAACATTGAAGAAGACCACACCTGGAAGACTGTCTGCAATGTTAATGCCCTCATTTTACTCACTGTCAATGTCTTTCTCTGGGGGTACTTTGCATGA
- the mrpl55 gene encoding large ribosomal subunit protein mL55 produces the protein MIMALITTGQPCMSMFRCLQAVVTHRCLQATSTFHTTVFQSDSNRTCVVRFGRQKYDRVYPVLLVKPDGSTINIRYKEPRRIMKMPVDITTLSEEERKIRMRKREPKRAVKQKLDDLEDDFKVDDYSKFWKKK, from the exons ATGATCATGGCTTTAATTACAACTGGCCAGCCTTGCATGAGTATGTTTAG GTGTCTTCAGGCTGTTGTCACCCACAGGTGCTTGCAAGCCACATCCACATTTCACACTACAGTCTTTCAGTCAGACTCCAACAGAACCTGCGTTGTCCGCTTTGGAAGGCAGAAGTATGACAGGGTGTATCCGGTTTTGTTGGTGAAACCTGATGGATCCACCATCAACATCAGATATAAAGAGCCCAGAAGAATAATGAAG ATGCCGGTGGACATCACCACCCTCTCGGAGGAGGAAAGGAAAATCAGGATGCGGAAAAGAGAACCAAAGAGGGCAGTGAAACAGAAATTGGATGATCTTGAGGATGATTTCAAAGTTGATGATTACAGCAAATTTTGGAAGAAGAAATAA
- the paox1 gene encoding polyamine oxidase (exo-N4-amino) 1 yields the protein MAHRNPSIVVVGAGVAGLAAAKKLKEYGFNDVTVLEASEKLGGRVASATQGHVCVDTGAQYIHGTSEKNPVYCLLKKSGLLNQIPEMGEEAFYSNKGHKVDANFARRAYEAGEGIIRYRGSNTGKSLGEHYAEKTQDVIDHLQDNDNHLKTRMQGILALVGKDMLIDVGASDLHRISLDSWQYYINMGDSLNVAGLMFQLVDMLLEDFPKDRLLLKREVSKIKWDGSFSVAPPHNEPLPAPTESASEEKIHQYPVCIVCENGDEILADHVIVTISLGCLKAQASSLFIPSLPTEKIEVIDKLCFGNIAKIFLEYEEAFWENDVGSISLIYEDDTPASVSTNKMQWLKNVQSFSVLRPKERFGNILIGWCPGDIADLVETMTDDELSTAMTEHLKMFFGRSDIPRPKSILCTKWRSNNFIKGSYAFLPVGVDGQVMDTLAQPLVGSWHPDQDLQVLFAGEATMKTLYGTVQGALLSGHREADRLVAHYKKTVAPTSTTSLDKQV from the exons ATGGCACACAGGAATCCATCTATCGTGGTGGTTGGTGCTGGAGTGGCAGGACTCGCTGCAGCCAAGAAACTGAAAGAATATGGATTTAATGACGTCACGGTGCTGGAAGCGTCCGAGAAGCTCGGAGGAAGAGTAGCTTCTGCAACTCAAG GTCATGTATGTGTTGATACCGGAGCACAGTACATCCATGGGACGTCAGAAAAAAACCCAGTCTACTGTCTACTAAAAAAGTCTGGCCTTCTAAACCAGATCCCTGAGATGGGTGAAGAAGCATTTTACAGTAACAAGGGACACAAAGTAGATGCAAACTTCGCCAGACGTGCATATGAAGCTGGAGAGGGCATCATTCGATACCGTGGCTCCAACACGGGAAAGAGTTTGGGTGAACACTATGCTGAAAAAACCCAGGATGTGATTGACCACTTGCAAGACAATGACAATCACTTGAAAACGAGGATGCAGGGTATTTTGGCTTTGGTCGGAAAAGACATGCTGATTGACGTTGGAGCTTCAGACCTCCACAGGATCTCTCTTGACTCCTGGCAGTATTATATCAACATGGGTGACAGTCTCAATGTTGCAGG TTTAATGTTTCAGCTTGTGGATATGCTGCTGGAGGACTTCCCTAAAGATCGTTTGCTCCTAAAACGAGAAGTTAGTAAGATCAAATGGGATGGATCCTTTTCTGTTGCCCCTCCTCATAATGAACCTCTCCCTGCTCCCACTGAATCTGCTTCTGAAGAAAAAATCCACCAGTACCCAGTTTGCATTGTGTGTGAGAATGGGGACGAGATTTTAGCCGATCATGTAATTGTGACCATTTCATTAG GGTGTCTAAAAGCACAAGCATCTAGCCTATTCATCCCCAGTCTCCCAACTGAGAAAATCGAGGTCATCGATAAGCtgtgctttggcaacattgccAAGATCTTTCTGGAGTACGAAGAGGCATTCTGGGAAAATGATGTTGGTTCGATCAGCCTCATTTATGAGGATGACACCCCTGCCTCTGTATCCACCAATAAAATGCAGTGGCTCAAGAACGTGCAGTCCTTTTCTGTCCTGAGACCCAAAGAAAG GTTTGGCAATATCTTAATTGGTTGGTGTCCAGGAGACATAGCTGACCTGGTTGAAACCATGACAGACGATGAGCTCTCAACTGCGATGACTGAGCATCTCAAAATGTTCTTTG GACGTTCAGACATTCCTCGGCCGAAATCCATACTCTGCACTAAGTGGCGCAGCAACAACTTCATAAAAGGAAGCTACGCTTTCCTCCCTGTTGGTGTTGATGGCCAAGTTATGGACACATTGGCCCAACCACTAGTGGGCAGCTGGCATCCTGACCaa GATCTTCAGGTCCTGTTTGCAGGTGAGGCAACGATGAAGACTCTTTATGGCACAGTGCAAGGAGCTCTTCTCTCAGGACACAGGGAGGCAGACAGACTGGTAGCACATTATAAGAAGACCGTGGCTCCCACTTCCACTACCTCATTGGACAAACAAGTTTAG